Genomic segment of Glutamicibacter sp. JL.03c:
CGCAACCACCAAGAACGGGGCCGGAGCCTGCTGGGCCGCTGGCAGCTTGGCGCACGCCTCGCTGTCATTCCACAGCCCATGGGCATGAAGGATCAAGGCAATGGTCTGCAGGGTCTTTCCCAGGCCCATGTCGTCGGCCAGGATCCCGCCGAAACCGCCTTCATACAGCCGGCTCAGCCAGCGGAAGCCTTCCACCTGGTACGGGCGCAATTGCGCGTTCAAAGTTTCCGGGACGCTGGCTTGCTCGCCCTCGGCTACCTTCAGCAAGGAGCGCATGCGGGCGATGAACAAATCGGCGCCGTCAATGCCTTCGGCGAGTTCATCAAGCTCTTCAAAGATGGAAATCTGGAAGACGGTAAGCTTCAGGTCTCCATCTTTGGGCTTGTCGTTAAGCGCCTGCGCCTCGTCCACGAGGGCCTTGAGCTTCGCGAAGAGCGGCTGGTCCAGGGAGAACCAGGTATTGTCCGGCAGCTTGATCTTCATCGCGCCATTGCTCATGGCCTCGACGATCTGAGAAAAAGTAACCTCGTGGTCGCCCACGGTGATCAGCAATCCCAGATCCAGCCAGTCGGTGCGTTCATGGTTCACCGCATTGATCTTCAGCTGTGGAAGTTCGCGCAGCTGGCGGAATACTGGCCTAGTGCCTTTTTCACTGAGCTTCACCACAGGCAGGCTCTCGATGGCCGGCAAGATCTCAGAGACGAAGGTGATCACGCTTTCGCCCGAGTAGAATTTCGGGGAAAGATCCGGGTTACCAGCACCGGTGGTTTGCTCGAAGACCTCGTTGATTGCCGCGCGCAACTGCTCCTCGGCCTCGCAATCGTAGACCTCGTGCTGGTCCGGAACGCCGGGGTAGCGAACCTGGAATTCCAAGGTAGCCGAGTCATTGGGCTCTCCCTTGTCGTTCAGATCCCGCTTGTAGGTGGCCGTGGCCTGGACATAGGGAGGCTTGAGATCGGGGAGCGCCAACTCGTCGCTGGCGCTGCGAAGATCAAAACGGCGTGCCAAACGCGGGTAGGTCGATTCAAAGAAGCTGTCGATTTCCGCAACCGGGACGGTGACCGGACGGCGGTCGACGTACCAGCGGCGATGGGCTTGTGCGACCGGTTCCTGGCTACGCGCCAACCAGATCTCATCGGGCTGGCCCAGCTGGGCGTAGAAGCCATGGTCGGCGATGACGCCGCTAGGGGAGTCGGAATCGAGGCTCAGGTCCTGGCCGTCGATATGCAGGATGCCGCCGAGCTGCATCTGCTGGTCATCGAGCGTGGCCTGCATGCTGAAACTGGCTGGCTCCACGATGCGGATGCGCTGCTCGGAGCGGGTGGAAATGAGCGCGATGCCCAGCTCCTGGGCCTGCTGGAGCAGCGGCCAGAGGAGGTCCGAGGCGTATTCATCCATGAACAGCCAGTCTTCGTCGACCTTGAACTGCAGCTGGGTATCGCTACGGGCCATGGAAGCAAAGCGGGTGAACCAGTGGTGCTGCGAACGCAGCAGGTTCCACCCGTAGGTCTTGAAGCCCAACGTGGTCCAGCGCAATTGCCCGCGCACCCAGCGGCCCTCGGAATTGCGGACCATCGGGCGCACACCCAAACGGAAGCGCTTATTGCGGGTGGGGTGCGGGATGGTTCCGGTGGGCATCCACTGCTGCTGCTGGGTGGTGTTCTTCGCGTCAAAGAGCATGAATTGCAGGCCCATGGCGACCACCGGGTCGTGCTGGGAGCCGAGAAGCCCATCGGCCGGGCCAGGTTCAGAGGGTTCAAACCACGCGTCGATCTGCTGCGCCCACGCTGCGGTGTTCTTCTCCTCCGGCACGGCCACCAAGCGCGGCAAGGAGGCGATCTTGTTCGAGACGATGGCCAACGCGGCAATGTGCGCGCAGATGCCTGGATTGTCGCAAGTGCACTCGCAGAGTTCGATTGTCCAGTCGTTGCCCTCTTGCTGGACCTGGATCATCGGCGAGAATTCTTCGTCGTTGGCACGAACGGTGCCTTCGATTTGCCGAGTGGATCCATCAAATTCCACGTCAACCACGGAATTTTCTTGTGCCGCTATGTTCTTTCCGTAGAAGAACGGGACGTCGCCGAGATAACGCAGCAAGTGGCGGGCGTCGATGGTTGGTGGAACAGAATCACTCATCCTCTCATCGTTTCACGTTCCGGCCCGTGGTGAAAGTTGAAGGGCCGGTCTGTGAATAATCACTATCTATGACGTAGCGTTGACGCATGTCGCACATCTGGCCCTATCTACCGGCACGGGCAGTGAATATCACCTCGCTGATCGAGTTCGATCGCTTGGCTTCCGAGGCGCTGGCCGCAACTTCGGCCCGGGGAATGGGTTGGCGGGTGCATCGCGTCGACCTGCGCGAGCGTGATTCCGTCCTGCGGTCCCTGGATCTTTCAGAAGCGATCTTCATCGACTGCGAATTCTCCCCGCAGGGCAGGACCTTGGTCCAGGCGACGGGCGGATTGTGCATGGGCTCGGGCCAGGAGCTTCCCTTCTCCACGGGTGAGCGGGGCTTGTATAGCCCAGAGGAACTGTATTCGGGAATCCGGACAGGAAGCTACGAACAGGTTCCGGACGCGAAGATCTACGCCTACTCGCAGCAGCACACGGCGCCAGCTGTGCGCACCTCCGAGGATGCGATGGCAAGGACACTGCACGATCATCACATCGGGCAGGCCCTCGTCTCGGAAGTCTACGAGGGCGCCTTCAAGGATTCCCCGTTGATTGGGGTGATGGGCGGCCACGCCATGGAGCGCGGGACACCCGAATACGAGCGCACCGTGGAACTCGGGCAACTTATTGCCCGGGCCGGTTACGCCGTCGCCACCGGCGGGGGACCGGGAGCCATGGAAGCGGCCAATGCGGGTGCATGGCTGGCGGACTACGATCCCGCGGACGTCCGGGTCGCCCTGGAAATGCTGGCTGCCGAGCCTGATGCCATTCATCAGCGCACAGGGTGGGCCCGCACCGCGCTCGCCGTCAAGGAGCGATTCCCCAGCGCCCGGCAATCACTGGGCGTGCCCACCTGGTTCTATGGCCATGAACCGCCGAATCTCTTCGCCACAAGAATCGCGAAGTTCTTCACCAACTCCATCCGGGAAGCAATCCTCCTGGAGCAGTCCAATGGCGGGTTGATCGTCCTGCCCGGGGCTGCCGGAACGGTCCAGGAGATCTTCCAGGATGCCTGCGAAAACTATTACGCCACCGGAGCCAGGGTGGTTCCCATGGTGCTGCTGGGGCGCGAATACTGGACCACGACCATGCCGGCGTGGCCCCTGCTCAAAGCGCTCGCCGCGCAGCGGGTCATGGACGACCGGATCGCCCTGGTGGACACGGCCGCCGAGGCGATGGAATTCATCGGTTCCATGGGCGCCTTGCGTCGACGCACGCGCTGGTGAGGGCCGGCGGCCGGTCAGGCGACCTGTACGTCGAAGAGCAGACCCAAGCAATAGGTCACCGCGGCGGCACCCCAGCCGATAGCCAGCTGGCGCAGGCCCCGCTTGAGCGGCGAAGCGCCCGAGAGCAATCCGACGATGGCACCGGTGATCATCAGGGCGATGCCAACCAAGACCACGGAGATGATGACTGCCGTCAATCCGCCCAGTCCGAAGATATAAGGCAGGATCGGAATCACGGCGCCGGAAGCGAAAAGGCAGAATGAGGTAGCCGCGGCGCCGGTGGCCGAGCCGAGCTCCTCATGTTCGCTTTCCAATTCCTCCGCGCGTTCCTCGGGGTTCAAGGAGAAGGACGGGTTGCAGTCGCAGGTGAACAGGCCCATGCGTTCCGCGACGCGGTGTTCGGCATCTTCATCGTTCATGCCGCGGGCCTTGTAGATCAGCACCAGTTCGTTGGAGTCCAGATCGAGGTTGGGCGCCGCGGTCAGCGTGACTTGGGTAGGGCGCGAGGCGGTGAGCAGCTCACGCTGGGAACGCACGGAGACGAACTCGCCAGCGGCCATGGATAGCGCACCGGCCAATAGTCCCGCGATGCCGGAGAAGAGCACGAAGGTCGAGGAAACCCCGGTGGCCCCGATGCCCATGATCAGCGCCAGGTTCGAGACCAAACCGTCATTGGCGCCAAAAACCGCGGCACGGAAGTTGCCGGAGAGCTGGGCGCGTCCCGCGGTGGCCAGCGCGCGGACTACTTCTTCGTGGACCTGTTCGTCCGCGGCCATCTGCGCGGTCGCGTCCTTGTCGTTGCGGTACGGCGAATTGCTCTCGGAACGCTGCGCCATGGCCAGGACGAAGACCGAGCCGAAGCTGCGTGCCAGGAAACGCAGGATGATGCGGCGCAATGAAGGGCGCACCGGCTTGGCCTGTTCGCCGAGTTTGGTTCGCCAGTGTTCTTCGTGGCGGGCTTCGGCTTCAGCCAGACCTAGCAGGATCTGCTTTTCCTGTCCGGTTTTCTTCTGCGCGAGGGTGCGGTAGATGGCGCCTTCGGCGACTTCATCGGCCAGATACTTTCGCCAGCGCTGGATCTGGGCGCGGGTAGGTTCGGTTGCTGACTGGTTCGACATCACGACAACAGCTCTCTTGGCAGATCGAATTCCTTGGAGAAATCCGGTGAACAGGTCAGCTACCTATTTTAGTGGCCGGTTCCAGAGTTGGGAATTTGGCAAGGCTAAAAGCAATGGTGCGCCCCTGCGGACTGCCGGCGGCGGCAACGGCTAATCGGAGCTCGCAGGCCTCGGGGATGAAGATCGGGCGGCGTGCGCATCGGGCGAGGAGGAATTCCAGGCGTTGCGGATCGCTGACGTAGCAGATGTGCCAGTGGCCCTGGACGGTGAATTGCACTTGGCCGGTTTGGCCATCGACGATGGGCAGGACGGAATATGCCATGGGATGCACTCTCGCTGGGTTCTTGCCCGGGCACAACTAGTGAACGGACCGCTTCTTCATCCGAACCACCCATGAATCTGGGGTTGGTGCACGGCAAGTCGGAGCTTGACGCCGTGTCTCGTGAAGCAACACCAGTGATGCTACCCGCCTGCACTACGCATAGTGAAGAGTTGTTCCGTAATATGACCTGGCCGTCGATCTACAGCTGGCTACCGCCGTCGGCAAGGCGGTTGATGGACTCGAATTGCTCGGCCCACTGCGCAGCGGAGTAGTCAGGGAGGTTGGGTGCTTCTGGGCGTAGCCCGGTGAATCCATCGAGCTGCTCGCGCACGATATCAAGGTGGCCGGCGTGCCGGGAGGTCTCGGCGATCATATGCACCACGAGTTGTTCCAGCGTGGTGTGCCGGCGCCGGATCCACCAGGGCACCTCGACCGGCGCATCGAGTGGCAGCGACTTGATGCCGGCGTCAGAGAAGAGGATCGAGTCTCGATACAGGCCGATGATCCCGTTCGCGTTCAAGTGCGCCGGCGGCAGGAAGTCGGCCTGCGGATCCTCGGCATCCAGCAGGTTCTGGATGTAGGGGTCGTCCACGCTCCGGCCGAGGCACTGCCCGAAATACCCGTATTCGGTGATGGCCAGATGATGGACGACACCAAGGATGTGCGTTCCGGTGGGGGTCAGCGGTTTACGGGCCAGCCGGTCGCTGAGCCCCTGGGCTTTGTAGATGACGGCTTGGCGCGCGTCGCCGAGGTATTCGAGCAGGAGCTCTTTGCTGTGGTCCATGCTAAGAGTCTAATCAGCGGGAGCGATATCGAAGTGTGAAGTGTGTGAGACAAGGCATATTTGCAGGACTGGCGCTATGCTCTGTTTACTATTGGTAAACTTGCCGCGGCAGCCTGATGCGACCGCCAAAAATGGCCGCTGGTGTGCCGAAATAAACGACACGATGGAGCTGACGAATGAAAACCCTGCCCGTGGAATCAAGCGGAACCGCGATCAATATTGGTTCGCGGTTGCGCGGGGTGCGTCAGCGGCAGCGGATGACCATCGACCAGGTAGCCGAGCTGTCCGGGCTGACCAAAGGGTTTCTCTCGCGCGTGGAACGGGATCTCACCAGTCCTTCGGTGTCAACGCTGCTGAAGTTGTGCGAAGTGCTTGGCATCGAGGTGGGCAACTTGTTTGAAGTGCCCGAGACGATGCTGGTGCGCTTGGAAGATGCGCCCCGGGTGTCGCTGGGCGGCGAAGGGATTACCGAGCAGCTGGTGACGCCGCGCAGTGAAAAGCGCGTGCAGATGATCCGTGCCGAAGTCGCTCCCAAGGGGGTCGGCGAGGCCGAGCTGTACTCCGTGGACTGCGAATTGGAAGTGCTGCATGTGATCGCCGGGAAGTTCACCCTGGTGCTGCCAGAGCAGCGCGTCGAGCTCCAAGCGGGGGACACCATGACTTTCCCGGGGCGCGAACCGCATAGCTGGGAGAACGAGTCGGACGATGTTGCCTTGGTGACGTGGACCTTGATCCTCTGATCCGAGGCGCCGCCATTCGGCGTGATGCCGTTCAGCGCGTATTCTAAAAAGGTGTGCTCGGCGTACGCACACCATGCGGTGATTGATAGGAGTGGCGTGGGTACTAGCGAGGAAACTGGCACACGAGGCCAGCTGCGCTGCATCAGCTGGTGGGCCTCATTGCTGGTCGGCATTCTTGCCGGCACGACGCTGACCTTGATCCGCACGCAACGCAATTTCTTTTTCATCGGCGCGGTGATCATCGCCGTGGTGATTGTGGCCCTGGGGCTGCGGACCATCCGCCGCCGCGCTCGCTTCCCGCAGATGGCCCAAGCGCATGTTTCCTGGTCCTATGCCTTCTGGGCGGTCATTCTGCTGATCCTGGTCGGGCCAATCCAGCTGGTTTACGTTGCCGATGACTTCTCGGAACTGATGCTGAAGTCGCTGGTTCTTTCCGCCGGATTAACCCTCGGGATCCATGAAATCGATCGCTCGCTGGTCAATGGCAGCAAGAAGAACTATCGCGCAGCGCCGGGAACCTAGGCGGGCGTTGCAGCCATGGCCGAACCCGGATGACAGATGCCGTGACCCCCTAGGGGTCACGGCATCTGTGGCATTCAGCGGCTTTGCGCGTCATGGTCCTAGGTTTGGCGGCTTGAGCCTTGACGTGACCTCGCCAACAAAATAGCATAATAGGAAACTGAAGTTTCGTATTAGGCAACTATGGCAGTTGCCCGCTGAATGCCAGGAGGGCAAGAACATGAAAGAAGTCCGCATCGAGGAAAACGGCCATCTGGGGCCGATCAATGCTGCAGTGATTCCTCGCTACGCAGGCGCTGGAACCTACGCCCGCCTGCCACGCCTGGACCAGGTGCAGAACGCCGACATCAAGATCATCGGTGTTCCTTTTGACACCGGCGTTTCCTACCGCCCCGGCGCCCGCTTCGGCGCCAACCACGTGCGCGAATCCTCGCGATTGATCCGCCCGTACAACCCGGCCACCGACACCTCGCCCTTCGCGCAGAGCCAGGTCGTGGACGCCGGCGACCTCGCGGTCAACCCGTTCAACATCAACGAGGCCATCGAGACCATCCAGGACGAGGCCCTGGAGCTAACCGCTGATGGCTCGAGCCTGGTCACCATCGGCGGCGACCACACCATCGCCCTGCCGCTGCTGCGCGCCGCCTCCCAGCGCGCCGGCGCGCCGGTGGCCATGCTGCACTTCGATGCCCACCTGGATACCTGGGACACCTACTTCGGCGCCGAATACACCCACGGCACCCCCTTCCGCCGTGCCGTGGAAGAAGGCATCCTGGACACCGAAGCCATCTGCCATGTGGGCACCCGCGGCCCGCTGTATGGCAAAAAGGACCTGGAAGATGACAAGCGCTTCGGCTTCGGCATCGTGACCAGCTCGGATGTGTACTACCAGGGCGTGCGCGAAATCGTCGACAAGCTGCGGGACCGCATCGGCAACCGCCCGCTGTACATCTCGGTGGACATCGACGTGCTGGATCCTGCCCACGCACCGGGCACCGGCACCCCGGAAGCCGGCGGCATCACCAGCCGCGAACTGCTCGAAATCCTGCGCGGCCTGCGCGGCCTGAACATCGTGGGCGCCGACATCGTCGAGGTCTCCCCGGCCTATGACCACGCGGAACTCACCGGTGTGGCCGCCAGCCACGTCACCTACGACCTGATCAGCCTGATCAGCGACTTCCGTTCCACCCAGGGGCTGAACAAGTCATGAGCGAACAGCCTCAACGCAATGGCGGCGACCTGGTCATCGAGACCCTCACCGCGCTGGGCGCCAAAACGGTGTTCGGCATCCCCGGACAGCACGCCTTGGGGCTGTTCGACGCGCTGTCGCGTTCCAACCTGGAATTCGTCTCCTCGCGGGTGGAGAACAACTCGGCCTTCGCCGCCGACGGCTACTCCCGCGCCACCGGCGAAGTCGGCGTGCTCTTCCTCTCCACCGGCCCCGGGGCGCTGACCTCGCTGGCAGGATTGCAGGAAGCCTACGCCACTGGCGTGCCGATGGTCGTCGTGGCCAGCCAGATTCCCCTGGATGGGCTGGGCGCCCGCCGCAAGGGCATGCTGCACCAGCTTGATGACCAGAAGGCCTCGGCCGCGAACGTCACCAAGTTCCAGCAGACCGTGCACCATGCTTCGGGCATCCCTTCGGCGATCCAGGATGCCTGGGCCCGAGCCATCACCGTGCCCATGGGCCCGGTCTGGGTCGAGGTGCCGCAGGATGTGCTGCTGGCCCAGGTCATGGTCCCGCCGGTGCAGGACGCCTTGGCCGAAGCCTACGAGCACCCGCCGCGCGAGGAACTGGTCCGCGAAGCGGTCAATTGGCTGTCGGATGCCCAGCGCCCGGCCATTATCGCCGGCGGCGGCGTGCGCCGTGCCGGCGCGCAGGCTGAACTGCTGGCGGTGGCCGAAACCTTGCAGGCACCGGTGCTCTGCAGCCCCGGCGGCAACGGGGCTTTCCCCTGGAACCATGAGCTGTCCCTGCAGTCCTGGGTCGAGGACCGCCATGCCACGCAGGTCATGGAAGATGCCGACGTGCTGCTGGTCATTGGCTCGGCGCTGGGCGAAGTGACCAGCAACTACTTCACCCTGGAGCCGCGCGGCAAGATGATCCAGATCGATGCGGAACCGCGGGTGCTGGAGTCCAACACCCCGGCCCTGGGTATCCGCGCCGATGCCCGCGAAGCGCTGAAATTCCTTGATCGGGATCTGCGCGCCGCCGGGTTCATCTCGCAGGCCACCTGGCACGGCCAGGACCCTGCCCGCATCGTCGCCCAGACCCTGGAGAAGATCCAGGCACGCCTGGACGAGCAGGACCTGGCCAAGGAGCGCAAGTTCATGGCCGATATCCGCGCGGCCGTTCCGGCCCAGATGCAGACCTTCTGGGATATGACGATCGCGGCCTACTGGGGCTGGAGCTGCTGGGATACCCGGGGCGGGCAGTTCCACTCGGCGCAGGGCGCCGGCGGGCTCGGCTTCGGCTTCCCGTCGGCCATTGGCGGGGCCATCGGCACCGGCCAGCGCGTGCTGGCGGTCAGCGGCGACGGATCCTCGATGTATTCGATCGCGGAGCTGGCGACCGCCAAGCAGCATCAGGCCCCGGTGACCTGGCTGATCGTTGACGATGGCGGATACGGCATCCTGCGTGAATACATGCAGGGCGCTTTCGGCAAGGCGACGGCCACCGAGCTGGCCCGGCCGGACTTCGTGGCGCTGGCCCAGTCCTTCGGCGTACCGGCCCGCGAGGTAGAGGTCGAGCAGATCGGCGAAGCGCTCACCGAGGCGCTGGCCGAGCAGGGCCCTAACGTCCTCGTGGTCAAAACCCTGCTCAAGATGTTCGCCCCGACGCATCTGTAAAGGGCCGGGCGAGAGCGGGCAAGAATATGGTGGCCTCGGACCGTCGGCAATTGCCGAGGTCCGGGGCCACAGCCTTATCGAATGCCAGCAGCGCCTAGTGCGTGAAGTGGTACACCACGCCGAAAAGCACTGTGGAAATGCCCATGCAAACTCCGATGAGCAGTGGCTCCCAGTCCAGGGACTGGGCTGCCAACATCACTGCGAAGGCACCGAAGAGAACTATCGCTCCGATTCCTCCCAGGATCACTCCTCCGCCTCCATGGTGCCGCACGGCGGAGTGTGCGGTCCGGTGGAATAGTGGTTCCATGCCGCCATGATACGACCGAATTGCTGCCGAGCCGAGGGATCGGGGCGGAATCCGGATATTGTCAGATTTCTTGGGTTCCGCTGCCGGTGCGCAGCTCGTGGATCTGCCGGGCGGCGCTCTCCAGCGAGGGGTAAGCGGCGCCCGGACCCTGGGCGATGAAGCCGGGGCATTCATGATCAGCCAATCGGCTGTTCCCGTAGGACAGGCCGCGGAAGCTGCCGTGGGCCATACGCACCAAATGCGCTCCGGCGGCCACATCCCAGACCTTGGTATCAAAGCCGATCGTGGCATCGCACCACCCGGCCGCCACATGGGCCAAGGCCAGCGCGGCGCTGACCTTCCGCCGAACGGTGGCGAAGTCCTCGATCCACTGCCCGAAGAGCTGCAAGGCCAAGTCCCCGTCCCGCCCTAAGGATTCCGCGCCGGGATAATCGGTCATCAGGTTGGCGCGGGACTGCTCGGGGCGCGATTGCGGGCGCAGCACGACATCGTTGAGCAGCGCCTGCTGCAGGTTCGCGGTGAACTCGTCACCGGAGATCGGGTCGATGATCACCGCGGCCACCAGGTGGCCGTCGATCGCGGCGGCAATGGAAATGCAGAAGAAGGCGACGCCGTGGACGAAATTGCTGGTCCCGTCGATCGGGTCGACAATCCACTGCACCGCCCCGGATGCTGCTTGTCCCGGCTGCGTGGCGATCTTTTCCTCGCCCAGGACCCATGAATCCGGGACCGAGGCGAGCAGCGCTTCGGTGATGATCTGCTGGCTGCGGCGGTCGATGTCCGTGACCAGGTCATGGGTGCTGGTCTTGTGCTCCGCATGCACCGACGTGCGGAAAGTCGAACGCAGCAGTTCTGCTGCGCTGCGCGCCGCGGACAGGGCGGCCAGGCGCAGTTCTTCGGCGCGGGAATTATCGCAGATTGCCTGATGCTCACTCACCGTGCCAGCATATCGCGCGGCGAGTAGAGCCGTGCGATCGTGCGGCAGGGCGATCAGGAGCACCTGGCGTTCCTGGCCCGGGAGTGAAGCAGGATAAGCTTCTGCTCATGAGTAGCATGCAACCGATACTGCCCAAGGCCTCGCTGACCGAGCAGGTCACCACGATGATCAGGGCAGCCATCGTGGCGGGGGAGATGGCACCGGGGCAGCATTACTCGGCGATCGGCATTTCCGAAAAGCTGGGGGTCTCGCGTACTCCTGTGCGCGAAGCGCTGCAGCTGCTGGAAAAAGAAGGCATCGTGACCGTGGCCAAGAACCGCGGTGTCCGGGTCAACCAGATCTCCCTGGAAGACATTGTCGAGGTCTTCCAGCTGCGACTGGCGATTGAACCGCCGGCTGCCGCGCGCGGGGTCATCAATGCCAGCGATGACGACCGGGCCCGATTGGCGCAGCTGCATGCGCAGATGCTGCAGGCGGGGCGCAGCGGCGACGGGCGCGCGACCTTGGAAGCCGACAAGGAATTCCACCTCTGCTTGCTGGGGCTGGCCGGGAACAAGAAGCTTGACGGCGTAGTGGGGCAGCTGCGCAATCTGGTGCTGGCGCATGGCCAGACCACCATCCCTTATGCGCGAAGCAGCCAAGAGCTGGCAGGGGACCGCGAAGAAATCATGGCGGCGATCCTCGCCAAGGACGCCCCGGCCGCCGCCCAGGCGGTGCGCGGGCACATCATGCGCACCGCGCAGATGCTGGTCCGCTCGATCTGTTCGCGGACCGAAGGGCTGGAACCCGAACCGTTCCTGGAGCGACTGGACGACCTGTCGTCCTAGATCCGGTTCCTGAACGGCGCAACGCAATTTTCCACGATCTCTTGCCATTGGTGAGCTGCGCAACATAGAGTAGCATGCAACATGTAACAAGCGTCAGCTGTGAATCACGAAGAGGTGCAGAGATGGGCCAACCGCTCGACGGAATCAAAGTCGTCGACCTCTCGCGCATCCTGGCCGGGCCGCTGTGCACCATGACCCTGGCCGACTTCGGCGCCCATGTGCTGAAGGTCGAAAGCCAGGCAGGGGACGAAACCCGCGGCTGGGTTCCACCGGTCAATGCCCAG
This window contains:
- a CDS encoding GntR family transcriptional regulator; this translates as MSSMQPILPKASLTEQVTTMIRAAIVAGEMAPGQHYSAIGISEKLGVSRTPVREALQLLEKEGIVTVAKNRGVRVNQISLEDIVEVFQLRLAIEPPAAARGVINASDDDRARLAQLHAQMLQAGRSGDGRATLEADKEFHLCLLGLAGNKKLDGVVGQLRNLVLAHGQTTIPYARSSQELAGDREEIMAAILAKDAPAAAQAVRGHIMRTAQMLVRSICSRTEGLEPEPFLERLDDLSS